In a genomic window of Roseiflexus castenholzii DSM 13941:
- a CDS encoding YfhO family protein — MESVNSERRPTTYPPGLIFLIVPLDRAFGVYACVQLILAGLGSYAFARRIGLDEGPATLAGVAYMFTGHMLTYLPFPELSGATAMLPWCFWGIERAICSGAWRSWAVAAAMLGLVVLAQIQLAFYTYVATGCYALFRIVQRDEGCTTPRRRLLIGLALTYALGLGLSAVQLLPAMALSAQGQRSDIGFSLAPPEERFGSMLRLIFPALGGFERIGPPPVWGPPTFQVPYPYVGLAPLALAIIGLALARHRLAAFFGILAVASFALAVRTPLLQVFIALIPSYRQFEDHTRWYMVWGFAVAVLAGIAAQRLYTPADAGVWESASPGAGWRVRLPVARLLLLVVGAFIAGWSLHHLALFTPQSRFGQYLTMIRSQQLLPPLIFGVIGLASIVFLRLYRHNAAIAFAPVIAIAALDMWWYGAGFNTSVPPSIAQPTTDLTRELANYPRDRQLFQVLYPPTRQIAFLQAQPGPFRIHGADYDARPPNLASAYGLEDVRGYHSLYPARYNRLARLIDGKDYRRTSEGNVSLRAFLTSAYERPRLLDMLNVQYLIFPPGSATEMRYPGLELVHESDEGRIYRNSRALPRAWLVYRVATIPDDDAQLDFMARPDFDPATGAVVPEPLPAVGPAPAISDPTPTVRYAPNAVTVIAAPSVPALLVLADAYYDGWEVIVDGKPALVVRANYTLRGVWLAPGAHTVEFVYRPRPFLIGGAISLATLVIVTVGMLVRR, encoded by the coding sequence GTGGAATCCGTCAATTCTGAGCGGCGTCCCACTACTTACCCGCCTGGTCTTATCTTTCTCATCGTACCGCTTGATAGAGCATTTGGCGTCTACGCCTGTGTGCAACTGATCCTCGCCGGGCTAGGCAGTTACGCGTTTGCGCGCCGCATTGGGCTGGACGAAGGACCGGCGACGCTCGCAGGCGTTGCGTATATGTTCACCGGGCATATGCTCACCTACCTGCCGTTCCCGGAATTGTCGGGCGCGACTGCGATGTTGCCGTGGTGTTTCTGGGGCATTGAACGCGCAATATGCAGCGGCGCCTGGCGGAGTTGGGCAGTTGCAGCCGCGATGTTGGGGCTCGTGGTGCTGGCGCAGATTCAACTGGCGTTTTACACGTATGTGGCGACCGGCTGTTACGCGCTGTTCCGCATCGTGCAGCGCGACGAAGGGTGCACGACGCCACGCCGGCGTCTGCTGATCGGGCTGGCGCTGACGTATGCGCTGGGTCTCGGCTTGAGCGCCGTACAACTGCTGCCCGCAATGGCGCTGTCGGCGCAGGGGCAGCGGAGCGACATCGGCTTCTCGCTGGCGCCGCCGGAAGAGCGCTTCGGCAGCATGCTACGGCTCATCTTTCCCGCGCTTGGCGGCTTCGAGCGGATCGGACCGCCGCCTGTGTGGGGACCGCCAACTTTCCAGGTTCCTTACCCCTACGTCGGACTGGCGCCGCTGGCGCTGGCGATCATCGGGCTGGCGCTGGCGCGTCACCGCCTGGCGGCGTTCTTTGGCATCTTGGCCGTGGCATCGTTCGCACTGGCGGTGCGCACGCCGCTGCTCCAGGTCTTTATTGCCCTCATCCCATCGTATCGCCAGTTCGAGGATCACACTCGCTGGTACATGGTGTGGGGCTTTGCCGTAGCCGTCCTTGCGGGCATTGCAGCGCAGCGGCTGTATACGCCCGCCGACGCTGGCGTGTGGGAGAGCGCATCCCCTGGTGCAGGCTGGCGTGTCCGACTGCCAGTTGCTCGCCTTCTGCTTCTCGTCGTTGGCGCATTCATTGCCGGATGGTCGCTCCATCATCTGGCGCTCTTCACGCCGCAGTCGCGGTTTGGTCAGTATCTGACGATGATCCGCAGCCAGCAACTGCTTCCGCCGCTCATCTTTGGCGTCATCGGATTGGCGAGCATTGTGTTCCTGCGTCTCTACCGCCATAATGCCGCAATCGCGTTTGCGCCGGTGATCGCCATTGCTGCGCTCGATATGTGGTGGTATGGCGCAGGGTTCAACACCTCGGTCCCGCCGTCGATTGCACAGCCGACGACCGATCTGACCCGCGAACTGGCAAACTATCCGCGTGATCGGCAACTTTTCCAGGTCCTTTACCCGCCGACGCGCCAGATTGCGTTCCTGCAAGCGCAACCGGGACCGTTCCGCATCCATGGCGCCGACTATGATGCACGACCGCCGAATCTGGCGAGCGCATACGGTCTGGAGGATGTGCGCGGCTATCATTCGCTCTACCCGGCGCGCTACAATCGCCTGGCGCGATTGATCGACGGCAAGGACTATCGCCGCACGAGCGAAGGAAACGTCAGCCTGCGCGCCTTCCTGACGTCGGCGTATGAACGTCCGCGATTGCTCGACATGCTCAACGTGCAGTACCTCATCTTCCCGCCGGGCAGTGCGACGGAAATGCGCTATCCCGGTCTCGAACTGGTTCACGAAAGCGATGAGGGTCGCATTTATCGCAACTCCAGGGCGCTCCCGCGCGCCTGGCTCGTCTATCGCGTCGCAACCATCCCCGATGACGATGCGCAGCTCGATTTCATGGCGCGCCCCGATTTCGATCCGGCAACTGGAGCGGTTGTGCCAGAGCCGCTGCCCGCAGTCGGACCCGCCCCCGCCATCTCCGACCCAACCCCAACCGTGCGCTATGCGCCGAATGCCGTCACTGTCATCGCTGCGCCTTCTGTACCGGCGTTGCTCGTTTTGGCGGACGCCTACTACGATGGATGGGAAGTCATCGTAGACGGCAAGCCGGCGCTGGTTGTGCGCGCCAACTATACGCTGCGCGGCGTCTGGTTGGCGCCTGGAGCGCATACCGTCGAGTTCGTCTACCGTCCGCGCCCGTTCCTGATCGGCGGAGCGATCAGCCTGGCAACACTGGTGATTGTGACGGTTGGGATGCTTGTGCGGCGATGA
- the argJ gene encoding bifunctional glutamate N-acetyltransferase/amino-acid acetyltransferase ArgJ, with the protein MQADTFSLASGFAATATACGLKPNGALDMALIATDAPCSAAGLFTTNRIKAAPVIYDQDVLAANAGAIRAVVVNAGNANACTGPQGDANCRAMAAMTAERLECRADQVLVLSTGVIGRQLDMTKVAQGVASLTGPTAHRGAGAAARAIMTTDTRPKVAARTTSVAGKPITIAGMCKGAGMIHPNMATMLAIVTTDAQASPATLDRALRYAANRSFNRVSVDGDTSTNDTLLLLASGASGVRVSDTPEADDCSFDQFTVLLTEVCIDLAKQIARDGEGATRLVEIVVSGAQDEQQAHQVANAIARSPLVKTAIHGGDPNWGRIVCAAGYSGAAIAPDRLALWFGPADSRVQLVANGLPLDADLAAASALLRQDPVFITLDLGLGSAHTTVWTCDFSKEYVEINAHYTT; encoded by the coding sequence ATGCAGGCAGACACTTTCTCACTCGCATCCGGTTTTGCTGCGACGGCGACCGCCTGTGGACTGAAGCCGAACGGCGCGCTCGACATGGCGCTGATCGCAACGGACGCTCCGTGCAGCGCCGCCGGTCTGTTCACTACTAATCGGATCAAAGCGGCGCCGGTGATCTATGATCAGGATGTGCTGGCAGCGAATGCCGGTGCGATCCGCGCGGTTGTGGTCAATGCAGGCAACGCCAATGCCTGCACCGGACCGCAAGGCGACGCCAACTGCCGCGCAATGGCGGCGATGACTGCCGAACGCCTCGAATGCCGCGCCGATCAGGTGTTGGTCCTTTCGACCGGCGTGATCGGCAGGCAACTCGATATGACAAAGGTTGCTCAGGGAGTCGCCAGCCTGACCGGACCGACCGCGCACCGGGGTGCAGGCGCGGCTGCGCGCGCCATCATGACTACCGACACCCGCCCGAAAGTCGCTGCGCGCACGACCTCAGTTGCCGGAAAGCCTATCACCATTGCCGGAATGTGCAAAGGCGCCGGGATGATCCATCCCAATATGGCGACCATGCTGGCGATTGTGACGACCGATGCGCAGGCGTCACCCGCAACCCTCGATCGTGCCCTGCGCTATGCCGCCAATCGTAGTTTCAACCGCGTCAGCGTCGATGGTGATACCAGCACAAATGACACCCTCCTCCTGCTGGCATCCGGCGCGTCAGGCGTTCGGGTGAGCGATACGCCGGAAGCGGACGATTGTTCGTTTGACCAATTCACGGTGTTGCTCACCGAAGTGTGCATCGATCTGGCGAAACAGATCGCGCGCGATGGCGAAGGTGCCACGCGCCTGGTGGAAATTGTGGTCAGCGGCGCACAGGACGAGCAGCAGGCGCACCAGGTGGCGAACGCCATCGCGCGCTCGCCGCTGGTGAAAACCGCCATCCATGGCGGCGATCCGAACTGGGGGCGCATTGTGTGCGCCGCTGGCTACAGCGGCGCTGCCATCGCCCCCGACCGACTGGCGCTCTGGTTTGGTCCGGCGGACTCACGGGTTCAGTTAGTTGCCAATGGGCTGCCACTCGATGCCGACCTGGCAGCGGCTTCGGCGCTCCTGCGCCAGGACCCGGTCTTCATCACGCTCGACCTTGGGCTGGGTAGCGCGCATACGACCGTCTGGACGTGCGATTTCAGCAAGGAGTATGTTGAAATCAATGCGCACTATACCACCTGA